A genomic segment from Gracilinanus agilis isolate LMUSP501 chromosome 1, AgileGrace, whole genome shotgun sequence encodes:
- the JPT2 gene encoding jupiter microtubule associated homolog 2 — MFQGLENEGGKPNSRGMKPPGGDSSNLFGTPEEVTPSNKPNRMASNIFGASKEPQNTPKRSNPPGGKESGIFEEPSPVQARYRLNPPGGKTSDIFGSPVTITAPLAHPNKPKDHIVLREGEDTKLQLRGEKTISIPSLEERDEKCDKGKEEQAKETESKIKIDSHEPRLGPRPRSHNKVLNPPGGKSSITFY, encoded by the exons ATGTTCCAGGGGCTGGAGAACGAGGGCGGCAAGCCAAATTCCAG GGGAATGAAACCACCTGGAGGAGATTCAAGCAATCTCTTTGGAACTCCAGAAGAAGTTACTCCTTCAAATAAGCCAAATAGAATGGCATCTAATATTTTTGGAGCATCCAAAGAACCTCAGAATACACCTAAAAGGTCAAATCCTCCAG GAGGCAAAGAAAGTGGTATCTTTGAAGAGCCTTCTCCTGTGCAGGCTCGATATCGTTTGAATCCCCCTGGTGGGAAGACCAGTGACATCTTTGGGTCTCCAGTCACCATTACTGCGCCCTTAGCACACCCAAACAAGCCCAAG GATCATATTGTCTTACGTGAAGGTGAGGACACAAAATTGCAACTCAGAGGTGAGAAGACAATTTCTATTCCCTCTCT AGAAGAACGTGATGAGAAATGTGACAAAGGAAAGGAGGAACAAGCCAAGGAAACTGAATCTAAAATCAAGATTGACAGCCATGAGCCCAGGCTGGGCCCCAGGCCTCGATCACACAACAAAGTCCTCAACCCCCCAGGTGGAAAATCCAGCATCACTTTCTACTAA